In a single window of the Nodularia sp. LEGE 06071 genome:
- a CDS encoding phosphoribosyltransferase has protein sequence MLFKNRTIAGQVLSRKLANYANRSDVIVLGLPRGGVPVAFEVAKALNVPLDVLVARKLGVPDQEELAMGAIASGGVRIINEHIVNLVNISEETIARVAAQEERELERREHLYRGDRPFLDLEGRTVILVDDGLATGATMWAAVASVRRQHPAKTVIAVPVAASATCHELQTAVDEILCAATPDPFYSVGLWYEDFPQTTDDQVRELLAKAETSHQPLSA, from the coding sequence CAAGTTTTAAGCAGAAAGTTAGCAAACTATGCTAATCGCTCAGATGTGATCGTATTAGGTCTACCGAGGGGTGGTGTACCCGTTGCCTTTGAAGTGGCAAAAGCCTTAAATGTTCCTTTAGATGTGCTTGTGGCGCGTAAACTGGGTGTACCTGACCAAGAAGAATTGGCAATGGGTGCGATCGCATCCGGCGGTGTGCGGATTATTAATGAACATATTGTCAACTTGGTGAATATCTCCGAGGAAACAATTGCCAGAGTGGCGGCGCAAGAAGAACGAGAATTAGAACGTCGAGAACATCTTTATCGAGGCGATCGCCCTTTCCTTGATTTAGAAGGACGTACAGTCATCTTGGTAGATGATGGTTTAGCCACAGGTGCAACCATGTGGGCGGCGGTAGCATCAGTGCGGCGACAGCACCCCGCGAAAACTGTCATTGCTGTACCAGTGGCTGCTAGCGCAACTTGTCACGAGTTGCAAACTGCGGTGGATGAAATCCTCTGCGCTGCCACACCCGACCCCTTTTATAGTGTGGGTTTATGGTACGAAGACTTTCCCCAAACTACAGATGATCAAGTTCGTGAGCTGCTAGCAAAAGCTGAAACTAGCCATCAACCATTATCTGCGTGA